The proteins below are encoded in one region of Chaetodon trifascialis isolate fChaTrf1 chromosome 11, fChaTrf1.hap1, whole genome shotgun sequence:
- the LOC139338604 gene encoding ATP-sensitive inward rectifier potassium channel 10-like isoform X1: protein MTSATPPSSRSSSPQKVCHSQTQTDVLKPLLGGGISGGGGTLRKRRRVLSKDGRSNVRIEHVSGRSALYMRDLWTTFLDMQWRYKFFLFTATFAGTWFLFGVLWYLVALVHGDLLEFDPPSNHTPCVMQMQTLTGAFLFSLESQTTIGYGFRCITEECPAAIILLIIQLVITMLMEIFITGTFLAKVARPKKRGETVKFSQHAVVSTHEGRPCLMIRVANMRKSLLLGCQVTGKLLQTSLTKEGETVRLDQRNVPFQVDTSSDSPFLILPLTFYHLIDDNSPLRAWAAKGGGWTDPELADFELLVIMSATVEPTSATCQVRTSYLPDEILWGYEFPPVVSLSPSGKYVADFAFFDKVAKTKTTPVFKPSSPQHGYQSNGGGTVPEVSDPDKIRLEQSYRERGEDRGRARDAPLSVRISNV from the exons ATGACATCTGCCACACCTCCGTCCTCTCGCAGCTCCTCCCCTCAGAAGGTGTGCCACTcccagacacagacagatgttttaaagCCCTTACTGGGTGGCGGCATATCTGGTGGAGGCGGGACTCTGAGGAAAAGGAGGCGTGTCCTGTCCAAAGATGGCCGTAGCAACGTGCGCATTGAACATGTCAGCGGGCGGAGTGCTCTCTACATGCGTGACCTATGGACAACATTTCTGGACATGCAGTGGCGGTACAAGTTTTTCCTGTTCACGGCCACGTTTGCAGGGACCTGGTTCCTGTTCGGAGTGCTGTGGTACCTGGTGGCACTGGTGCATGGAGATCTGCTCG AGTTCGACCCTCCATCAAACCACACACCCTGCGTGATGCAGATGCAGACCCTGACAGGggctttcctcttctctctggaGTCCCAGACAACCATTGGTTATGGTTTCCGCTGCATCACTGAGGAATGTCCAGCAGCCATTATCCTCCTTATCATCCAACTTGTCATCACCATGCTGATGGAGATCTTCATCACTGGTACCTTCCTGGCCAAG GTTGCTCGGCCAAAGAAGCGAGGCGAGACTGTGAAGTTTAGTCAACACGCGGTGGTGTCGACCCACGAAGGTCGACCCTGTCTGATGATCAGGGTGGCCAACATGCGCAAGAGTCTCCTGCTTGGGTGTCAG GTGACTGGAAAACTCCTCCAGACATCTCTGACCAAGGAAGGTGAGACAGTGCGTCTAGACCAGAGGAATGTGCCCTTCCAAGTGGACACGTCTAGTGACAGCCCCTTTCTCATCCTGCCCCTCACCTTCTACCACCTCATCGATGACAACAGCCCCCTGCGAGCCTGGGCAGCCAAGG GTGGGGGCTGGACTGATCCAGAGTTGGCAGACTTTGAGCTTCTGGTGATCATGAGCGCTACAGTTGAGCCGACCTCCGCCACCTGCCAGGTCCGCACCTCCTACCTGCCAGATGAGATTCTCTGGGGCTATGAGTTTCCCCCTGTAGTCTCCCTTTCTCCATCAGGCAAATATGTAGCGGACTTCGCCTTCTTTGACAAAGTGGCCAAGACGAAGACCACGCCCGTCTTCAAACCCTCCAGCCCCCAGCACGGGTACCAGAGCAATGGGGGTGGGACTGTGCCTGAAGTGTCTGATCCAGACAAGATTCGCCTGGAGCAGAGctacagggagagaggggaggaccGTGGCCGGGCGAGAGACGCTCCTCTCAGTGTTCGCATCAGCAATGTGTGA
- the LOC139338753 gene encoding T-lymphocyte surface antigen Ly-9-like has translation MERIVLLFAVFLLCEAKDTMTEIPVFVRTGGDMFLNLKPPIPLEDGEFIWKFNDNQNIVKFKNGGAAKIHKIYQGRAEFSKQNYSLILRNVTKSNSGRYVALVSGDEDTTVAEFNVKVQDPVAPVMLAVKSTGSCNLTVTCSPVDSDFSSTAICDNQTCSQVRGQESKATTDPSSVNIYLEEGFIICNHSNHVSWEHKKRDIKPFCGLHSGKIKR, from the exons ATGGAGCGCATCGTTCTTCTCTTTGCAGTGTTTCTTCTGTGTGAAGCGAAAG ATACCATGACTGAGATTCCTGTGTTTGTGAGGACAGGAGGGGACATGTTTCTGAATCTCAAGCCACCTATTCCTTTAGAAGACGGTGAATTCATATGGAAATTCAATGACAATCAAAACATTGTGAAATTCAAGAATGGTGGTGCAGCAAAAATTCACAAGATTTATCAAGGAAGAGCTGAATTTTCCAAACAAAATTACTCTTTAATCTTGAGGAATGTAACAAAGAGTAACAGTGGACGTTATGTCGCGCTTGTTTCTGGTGACGAGGACACGACTGTAGCTGAATTCAATGTCAAAGTTCAGG atCCAGTGGCTCCAGTTATGCTGGCAGTGAAATCCACTGGCTCCTGTAACCTCACTGTGACCTGCAGTCCAGTGGACTCTGACTTCAGCAGCACTGCTATATGTGACAACCAAACCTGCTCTCAGGTGAGAGGACAGGAATCAAAGGCCACAACTGATCCTTCCTCTGTCAACATCTACCTGGAGGAAGGCTTCATCATCTGTAACCATAGCAACCATGTGAGCTGGGAACACAAGAAGAGGGACATCAAACCTTTCTGTGGGCTTCATTCAGGTAAGATTAAAAGATGA
- the LOC139338752 gene encoding natural killer cell receptor 2B4-like — MGDNRVGSRAVTSVFVQKGKDVLLNVKADDDLQKDVVVSWISNADMVIVRSLPQSEPTISHHYTGRIEFSVKNYSLKLKNLQDGDSGVYTVRMTGEREVTVKYNVSVQDPVSPVDLTVDSVSKSSDSCNLTVACRTLDSDSVISSTFRCDTKSCSEEGGERSEVMTSGASLHVYLVNDSIICNHRNQVSWTEDIEMIEHYCPRSSGKTEKQNNLLSVMHSLDCS; from the exons ATGGGGGACAACAGAGTGG GGTCCAGAGCAGTGActagtgtgtttgtgcagaagGGAAAGGATGTGCTTCTGAATGTCAAGGCAGATGATGATCTACAGAAAGATGTTGTTGTTTCGTGGATATCCAATGCAGATATGGTTATAGTAAGATCTTTACCTCAGAGCGAACCAACAATCTCTCATCATTACACTGGAAGGATTgagttttctgtgaaaaattACTCTCTGAAATTGAAGAATCTACAAGATGGAGACAGTGGAGTTTATACTGTACGaatgacaggagagagagaagtcaCAGTTAAATACAACGTCAGTGTTCAAG ATCCAGTGTCTCCAGTGGACCTGACCGTGGACTCTGTGTCCAAAAGCTCAGACTCCTGTAACCTCACTGTGGCCTGCAGGACGCTGGACTCTGACTCTGTCATCAGCAGCACTTTTAGATGTGACACCAAAAGCTgcagtgaggagggaggagagcgaTCAGAGGTCATGACCTCCGGTGCATCTCTGCACGTCTACCTGGTGAATGactccatcatctgtaaccatAGAAACCAGGTCAGCTGGACTGAGGACATTGAAATGATTGAACATTACTGCCCACGAAGTTCTGgtaagactgaaaaacaaaacaacctgcTGAGTGTAATGCACAGTTTGGATTGTagctaa
- the LOC139338604 gene encoding ATP-sensitive inward rectifier potassium channel 10-like isoform X2 — MEMEYILLESSSPQKVCHSQTQTDVLKPLLGGGISGGGGTLRKRRRVLSKDGRSNVRIEHVSGRSALYMRDLWTTFLDMQWRYKFFLFTATFAGTWFLFGVLWYLVALVHGDLLEFDPPSNHTPCVMQMQTLTGAFLFSLESQTTIGYGFRCITEECPAAIILLIIQLVITMLMEIFITGTFLAKVARPKKRGETVKFSQHAVVSTHEGRPCLMIRVANMRKSLLLGCQVTGKLLQTSLTKEGETVRLDQRNVPFQVDTSSDSPFLILPLTFYHLIDDNSPLRAWAAKGGGWTDPELADFELLVIMSATVEPTSATCQVRTSYLPDEILWGYEFPPVVSLSPSGKYVADFAFFDKVAKTKTTPVFKPSSPQHGYQSNGGGTVPEVSDPDKIRLEQSYRERGEDRGRARDAPLSVRISNV; from the exons atggagatggaaTACATCCTACTGGAGAG CTCCTCCCCTCAGAAGGTGTGCCACTcccagacacagacagatgttttaaagCCCTTACTGGGTGGCGGCATATCTGGTGGAGGCGGGACTCTGAGGAAAAGGAGGCGTGTCCTGTCCAAAGATGGCCGTAGCAACGTGCGCATTGAACATGTCAGCGGGCGGAGTGCTCTCTACATGCGTGACCTATGGACAACATTTCTGGACATGCAGTGGCGGTACAAGTTTTTCCTGTTCACGGCCACGTTTGCAGGGACCTGGTTCCTGTTCGGAGTGCTGTGGTACCTGGTGGCACTGGTGCATGGAGATCTGCTCG AGTTCGACCCTCCATCAAACCACACACCCTGCGTGATGCAGATGCAGACCCTGACAGGggctttcctcttctctctggaGTCCCAGACAACCATTGGTTATGGTTTCCGCTGCATCACTGAGGAATGTCCAGCAGCCATTATCCTCCTTATCATCCAACTTGTCATCACCATGCTGATGGAGATCTTCATCACTGGTACCTTCCTGGCCAAG GTTGCTCGGCCAAAGAAGCGAGGCGAGACTGTGAAGTTTAGTCAACACGCGGTGGTGTCGACCCACGAAGGTCGACCCTGTCTGATGATCAGGGTGGCCAACATGCGCAAGAGTCTCCTGCTTGGGTGTCAG GTGACTGGAAAACTCCTCCAGACATCTCTGACCAAGGAAGGTGAGACAGTGCGTCTAGACCAGAGGAATGTGCCCTTCCAAGTGGACACGTCTAGTGACAGCCCCTTTCTCATCCTGCCCCTCACCTTCTACCACCTCATCGATGACAACAGCCCCCTGCGAGCCTGGGCAGCCAAGG GTGGGGGCTGGACTGATCCAGAGTTGGCAGACTTTGAGCTTCTGGTGATCATGAGCGCTACAGTTGAGCCGACCTCCGCCACCTGCCAGGTCCGCACCTCCTACCTGCCAGATGAGATTCTCTGGGGCTATGAGTTTCCCCCTGTAGTCTCCCTTTCTCCATCAGGCAAATATGTAGCGGACTTCGCCTTCTTTGACAAAGTGGCCAAGACGAAGACCACGCCCGTCTTCAAACCCTCCAGCCCCCAGCACGGGTACCAGAGCAATGGGGGTGGGACTGTGCCTGAAGTGTCTGATCCAGACAAGATTCGCCTGGAGCAGAGctacagggagagaggggaggaccGTGGCCGGGCGAGAGACGCTCCTCTCAGTGTTCGCATCAGCAATGTGTGA